From Cellulomonas fimi ATCC 484, a single genomic window includes:
- a CDS encoding HAD family hydrolase encodes MDENPTPGRGTPPRPARDGGRAAAFFDLDKTIIATSSATAFSRPFMAGGLLTRRSVLRTAYAQFLYLVGGADEAQTERLRAQLSRMVTGWDVAQVSAIVAETLHESIDPTVYAEAVALIEAHHEAGRDVVVVSASGSEIVEPIAAVLGADHVIATRMAVADGRFTGGIDFYAYGENKATAIRALAEQQGYDLDASFAYSDSITDAPMLAAVGHGFAVNPDRALRRLATERGWESLSFSRPVSLFAIGRPPTRVLVAASVVVLAACGVALWWARRRARTD; translated from the coding sequence ATGGACGAGAACCCGACCCCCGGTCGCGGGACCCCACCGCGCCCCGCCCGCGACGGCGGACGTGCGGCGGCGTTCTTCGACCTCGACAAGACGATCATCGCCACGTCGTCGGCGACGGCGTTCTCGCGGCCGTTCATGGCAGGCGGACTGCTGACCCGCCGCTCGGTGCTGCGGACCGCGTACGCGCAGTTCCTGTACCTGGTGGGCGGCGCGGACGAGGCCCAGACGGAGCGCCTGCGCGCCCAGCTGTCGCGGATGGTGACGGGGTGGGACGTCGCGCAGGTGTCGGCGATCGTCGCCGAGACCCTGCACGAGTCGATCGACCCCACGGTGTACGCGGAGGCGGTCGCGCTCATCGAGGCGCACCACGAGGCGGGCCGCGACGTGGTCGTGGTCTCGGCGTCGGGCAGCGAGATCGTCGAGCCGATCGCGGCGGTCCTGGGTGCGGACCACGTGATCGCGACCCGCATGGCGGTCGCCGACGGCAGGTTCACGGGCGGCATCGACTTCTACGCCTACGGCGAGAACAAGGCGACCGCGATCCGGGCGCTCGCGGAGCAGCAGGGCTACGACCTGGACGCGAGCTTCGCGTACTCCGACTCGATCACGGACGCACCCATGCTCGCGGCGGTCGGCCACGGCTTCGCCGTGAACCCGGACCGCGCGCTGCGCCGGCTCGCGACGGAGCGCGGCTGGGAGTCGCTGTCGTTCAGCCGGCCGGTGTCGCTGTTCGCGATCGGCCGCCCGCCGACCCGGGTGCTCGTCGCGGCGTCGGTCGTCGTGCTGGCGGCGTGCGGCGTCGCGCTGTGGTGGGCGCGCCGACGCGCACGGACCGACTGA
- the ssd gene encoding septum site-determining protein Ssd, producing MLRPEPVVVERAHVVGVVGARGGAGASSLAAALARVLSATTATVLVDLDRGCAGLDVLVGLEGVDGVRWPDLASARGDVDGDDLLALLPRWGSCAVLSADRSRPVPPEAAVVADVLHALSRAAGVLVLDLDRSAVVAGESVAAVCDTVLVVTPRDLRATAGALALRESWRDPGTDVGLVVRGPAPGGLGVAELAEAVGLPVRAVLPADRRLAAGVERTGLPATGPLARAARRLARGLA from the coding sequence GTGCTCCGGCCCGAGCCGGTCGTGGTCGAGCGGGCGCACGTCGTCGGCGTGGTCGGCGCACGCGGGGGAGCAGGCGCGTCGAGCCTCGCCGCAGCCCTCGCGCGCGTGCTGTCCGCCACCACGGCGACCGTCCTCGTCGACCTCGACCGCGGGTGCGCGGGGCTGGACGTGCTCGTCGGGCTCGAGGGCGTCGACGGCGTGCGCTGGCCCGACCTCGCCTCCGCGCGGGGCGACGTCGACGGCGACGACCTGCTCGCGCTCCTGCCGCGGTGGGGCTCGTGCGCCGTCCTCAGCGCGGACCGGTCGCGGCCCGTGCCGCCCGAGGCAGCCGTCGTCGCCGACGTGCTGCACGCGCTGTCCCGGGCGGCAGGCGTCCTCGTGCTCGACCTCGACCGCTCGGCGGTCGTGGCGGGGGAGTCGGTCGCCGCCGTGTGCGACACGGTGCTCGTCGTGACGCCGCGGGACCTGCGCGCGACCGCGGGTGCGCTGGCGCTGCGCGAGTCGTGGCGCGACCCCGGCACCGACGTGGGCCTCGTCGTGCGCGGCCCGGCCCCCGGAGGGCTGGGCGTCGCGGAGCTCGCCGAGGCGGTCGGGCTGCCGGTCCGGGCGGTCCTGCCGGCCGATCGCCGGCTCGCCGCAGGGGTCGAGCGCACCGGGCTCCCGGCGACGGGTCCGCTCGCCCGGGCGGCGCGCCGGCTCGCGCGTGGGCTCGCGTGA
- a CDS encoding TadA family conjugal transfer-associated ATPase, with product MTGARGPRPDGLLDAAFLDDVRALLHARPGGAPGTDAVREAVDAAARRRGAVVGSGALVDLVRAVSDELLGAGPLQSLLDDEAVTDVLVNGPQDVWVERSGRLHRVDVRLGTPADVRALAVRLAAAGGQRLDDASPTVDAQLPDGTRLHAVLPPLAGACTLLSLRTVRVRALSVVELVAGGTLAPVLVPVVRALVARRANVLVSGATGSGKTTLLAALLSLVPPDERVLVIEESGELAPDHPHVVRLLARRANVEGAGRVDLADLVRHALRMRPDRIVLGECRGAEVREVLAALNTGHDGGWATVHANAAADVPARLEALAALAGMSRDAVAAQAASALDAVLHLRRAGADRETRYLAEVGVVRRAADGALRVDGALHADPGGSVTTGPGWPQLAARLDLAPESHAAAGRPPALVAVPDGSVR from the coding sequence GTGACCGGCGCCCGCGGCCCTCGACCCGACGGTCTGCTCGACGCGGCCTTCCTCGACGACGTGCGTGCGCTGCTGCACGCCCGACCGGGCGGGGCGCCCGGTACCGACGCCGTGCGGGAGGCGGTGGACGCGGCGGCGCGGCGACGCGGTGCGGTCGTCGGGTCGGGGGCGCTCGTCGACCTCGTGCGGGCCGTGTCCGACGAGCTGCTGGGCGCCGGTCCGCTGCAGTCCCTGCTCGACGACGAGGCCGTGACCGACGTGCTCGTCAACGGCCCGCAGGACGTGTGGGTCGAGCGTTCCGGCCGGCTGCACCGCGTCGACGTGCGGCTCGGCACGCCCGCCGACGTCCGTGCCCTCGCGGTGCGCCTCGCCGCGGCGGGCGGCCAGCGTCTCGATGACGCGTCGCCGACCGTCGACGCGCAGCTCCCCGACGGCACGCGGCTGCACGCCGTCCTGCCGCCCCTGGCCGGTGCGTGCACGCTGCTGAGCCTGCGGACCGTGCGCGTGCGTGCGCTGTCCGTCGTCGAGCTGGTCGCTGGCGGGACGCTCGCTCCCGTGCTCGTGCCGGTCGTCCGGGCGCTCGTCGCCCGCCGCGCCAACGTCCTCGTCTCGGGCGCGACCGGCTCGGGGAAGACGACGCTGCTCGCCGCGCTGCTCTCGCTCGTGCCGCCCGACGAGCGGGTCCTCGTCATCGAGGAGTCGGGCGAGCTCGCACCTGACCACCCGCACGTCGTGCGGCTGCTCGCGCGGCGCGCGAACGTCGAGGGAGCAGGCAGGGTCGACCTCGCCGACCTCGTGCGCCACGCGCTGCGCATGCGGCCCGACCGCATCGTGCTGGGCGAGTGCCGCGGCGCCGAGGTGCGGGAGGTGCTCGCGGCGCTCAACACCGGCCACGACGGCGGCTGGGCGACCGTGCACGCCAACGCCGCCGCCGACGTCCCCGCCCGGCTCGAGGCGCTCGCCGCCCTCGCCGGGATGAGCCGCGACGCGGTCGCGGCCCAGGCGGCGAGCGCCCTCGACGCGGTCCTGCACCTGCGCCGCGCGGGTGCCGACCGGGAGACGCGCTACCTCGCGGAGGTGGGCGTCGTGCGGCGCGCCGCCGACGGAGCCCTGCGTGTCGACGGCGCCCTGCACGCCGACCCCGGCGGGTCGGTCACGACCGGGCCCGGGTGGCCGCAGCTCGCGGCACGGCTCGACCTGGCACCGGAGTCGCATGCGGCCGCAGGCCGTCCGCCCGCGCTCGTCGCCGTGCCGGACGGCTCCGTCCGGTGA
- a CDS encoding type II secretion system F family protein, translated as MAARVRSGEVPGAAWSAVLGVPVPSNAPTVDQLLGGAGRTSPGAAGRAAAAVAAGRLAAELGAPLADVLEQVARAVAADEEHETEVAAALAGPRATTRVLTLLPVAGVLLGMLLGANPVGVVLDGGLGTASAALGVVLLLGGRAWTGRLTARTARAGRLGPGS; from the coding sequence GTGGCCGCGCGGGTCCGTTCCGGCGAGGTGCCCGGCGCCGCGTGGTCGGCGGTCCTCGGCGTCCCGGTCCCGTCGAACGCGCCGACCGTCGACCAGCTGCTGGGGGGAGCGGGCCGCACGAGCCCCGGTGCCGCGGGCCGAGCGGCGGCAGCGGTCGCCGCGGGACGGCTCGCCGCGGAGCTGGGTGCACCGCTCGCCGACGTCCTGGAGCAGGTCGCGCGGGCCGTCGCCGCCGACGAGGAGCACGAGACGGAGGTCGCCGCGGCCCTGGCCGGTCCCCGGGCCACGACCCGGGTGCTCACGCTGCTGCCGGTGGCGGGTGTGCTGCTCGGGATGCTGCTGGGCGCGAACCCCGTGGGCGTGGTCCTCGACGGCGGGCTGGGCACGGCGAGCGCCGCGCTGGGTGTGGTCCTCCTGCTCGGCGGCCGCGCGTGGACGGGCCGGCTCACGGCACGGACCGCGCGGGCGGGGCGTCTCGGGCCGGGCTCGTGA
- a CDS encoding type II secretion system F family protein: MSATVAAATLLADPVVVLGAVVAGGLGRAVGGGAARRRLRVVAAHRRSPAGSSRSDPAEGRPPGRAGEVRAPGLGGSPPGVRVWRRAAPRASSEDAGPQELDAVLVLELVGAALATGAALPRALAVVGEAVGGRTGAALRRAGAALLLGATWASAWAGAPPAVTAVAGALEGAWSSGASPAAALRARADRLRRERRRAVRTAAARLSVHLVLPLGACFLPAFVLIGLVPVVLSLAAGLFGP, from the coding sequence GTGAGCGCGACCGTCGCGGCAGCGACGCTGCTGGCCGATCCCGTCGTCGTGCTCGGAGCGGTCGTGGCCGGAGGGCTGGGACGGGCGGTCGGCGGGGGAGCGGCCCGGCGGCGGCTTCGCGTCGTCGCCGCGCACCGGCGCTCACCGGCGGGCAGCTCCCGGTCCGACCCTGCCGAGGGGCGCCCGCCCGGGCGTGCCGGCGAGGTCCGCGCGCCGGGGCTCGGCGGTTCGCCTCCGGGCGTGCGGGTGTGGCGTCGTGCCGCCCCGCGTGCGTCGAGCGAGGACGCCGGGCCGCAGGAGCTCGACGCGGTCCTGGTCCTCGAGCTCGTCGGCGCCGCGCTGGCCACGGGCGCGGCGCTGCCCCGGGCGCTCGCGGTCGTCGGCGAGGCGGTCGGCGGGCGGACGGGTGCCGCGCTGCGACGTGCGGGTGCGGCGCTGCTTCTCGGCGCCACCTGGGCATCGGCCTGGGCCGGAGCCCCGCCGGCCGTGACGGCCGTCGCCGGGGCGCTGGAGGGGGCGTGGAGCTCCGGGGCGTCGCCCGCCGCGGCACTGCGGGCGCGCGCCGACCGGCTCCGGCGTGAGCGACGACGGGCCGTGCGCACCGCTGCCGCACGGCTCTCCGTGCACCTCGTCCTGCCGCTGGGGGCGTGCTTCCTGCCCGCGTTCGTCCTCATCGGGCTCGTGCCCGTCGTGCTCTCGCTCGCCGCCGGTCTCTTCGGCCCCTGA
- a CDS encoding DUF4244 domain-containing protein: MSSQQHVGETSTRPHRPADAEVGTRAREGAPGVGGRRRATLPWGARPATGADGVGAGVVRGGVVGAGVVGGDVVGADVVGGDVVGADGAASSGRGRCGASTIRRLRVATGDAGMATAEYAIATLAAVGFAGLLVVILKSGEVKALLTGIVRQALSL; encoded by the coding sequence ATGAGCAGCCAGCAGCACGTGGGGGAGACGTCGACGCGCCCGCACCGCCCCGCCGACGCAGAGGTCGGCACACGCGCGCGCGAGGGCGCGCCGGGGGTCGGAGGCAGGCGCCGGGCCACGCTTCCCTGGGGCGCACGGCCCGCGACGGGCGCGGACGGGGTGGGTGCGGGCGTCGTGCGCGGGGGCGTCGTAGGTGCGGGCGTGGTGGGCGGGGACGTCGTAGGTGCGGACGTGGTGGGCGGGGACGTCGTGGGTGCGGACGGTGCGGCGTCCTCCGGCCGTGGCCGCTGCGGTGCGTCGACGATCCGTCGGCTGCGTGTCGCTACCGGTGACGCCGGCATGGCGACGGCCGAGTACGCCATCGCGACGCTCGCGGCGGTGGGCTTCGCAGGGCTCCTGGTCGTGATCCTCAAGAGCGGGGAGGTCAAGGCCCTGCTCACGGGGATCGTCCGCCAGGCGCTGTCGCTGTGA
- a CDS encoding TadE family type IV pilus minor pilin, translating into MTRRRAPARGTDDGARGDRGSVTAELAVGLPAVVLLLVLVLAVSAAGLARARCADAARAGARAAALGGPDADPAAAARRVAGGTSEVVVVRDGEWVTVSVSAGIAPGGRVLGPVRVSASATAWVEP; encoded by the coding sequence GTGACGCGCCGACGGGCACCGGCGAGGGGGACCGACGACGGGGCGCGTGGGGACCGGGGGAGCGTCACCGCCGAGCTCGCCGTGGGCCTGCCCGCCGTGGTGCTGCTGCTGGTCCTGGTGCTGGCGGTCTCGGCGGCGGGACTGGCCCGGGCCAGGTGCGCGGACGCGGCTCGGGCGGGCGCGCGGGCGGCGGCCCTCGGAGGGCCGGATGCCGATCCCGCTGCTGCCGCGCGGCGGGTCGCCGGCGGGACGTCCGAGGTCGTCGTGGTGCGGGACGGCGAGTGGGTCACCGTCTCGGTCTCCGCCGGCATCGCGCCCGGCGGCCGGGTGCTCGGGCCGGTGCGGGTGAGCGCCAGCGCTACCGCGTGGGTCGAGCCGTGA
- a CDS encoding Rv3654c family TadE-like protein, which yields MSEDRERGSGTVAVLGVVAVALVLAATLGVVAGGQARHVEAQAAADLAALAAATAWRSGVADPCGTAARVVARNHARLVSCTLGTGGVARVSTARDTALGALVAGARAGPASARDAPRRPARRRSPTAEPGRSARSARSARPTQSARRSGSSRST from the coding sequence GTGAGCGAGGACCGGGAGCGCGGATCGGGGACGGTGGCCGTGCTCGGCGTCGTGGCGGTCGCGCTCGTGCTCGCGGCGACGCTCGGTGTGGTCGCCGGCGGCCAGGCGCGGCACGTCGAGGCGCAGGCCGCAGCGGACCTCGCGGCCCTCGCAGCCGCCACGGCGTGGCGCAGCGGCGTGGCGGACCCGTGCGGCACGGCTGCGCGGGTGGTCGCCCGCAACCACGCGCGGCTCGTCTCGTGCACGCTCGGCACGGGTGGAGTCGCGCGGGTCAGTACCGCCCGCGACACGGCACTCGGCGCGCTGGTGGCCGGCGCGCGGGCGGGTCCGGCATCGGCGCGCGACGCGCCTCGACGACCTGCCCGCAGGAGATCGCCGACAGCCGAGCCTGGTCGGTCAGCGCGGTCAGCGCGGTCGGCGCGGCCAACGCAGTCGGCGCGGAGGTCGGGGTCGTCGAGGTCGACGTAG
- a CDS encoding DEAD/DEAH box helicase, whose amino-acid sequence MTHVRHLPARAGVRAPWPTWADPDVVRAYRATGVSEPWQHQATAADAAWSGRHTVLATSTGSGKSLAFWLPALTAARGAVASGTLDPGRIESVARRATTLYLCPTKALAAGQLAALDTLLGAAALRDVRVATCDGDTALDERRWVQEHADLVLTNPDFLHFALLPQHRRWARLLGSLRYVVVDECHAFRGVFGAHVGLVLRRLRRVARSYGASPVFLLASATTADPAASAARLVGVDPDDVVAVTDDASPAGRKTFVLWQPPPLPGADAPWTDLLPDEDPWATPVAPPAGAARPDGGGPPAPDDAWAVADDAWHAPASGTLPPVGPGPDAPGAAGSGPLGTGERVVADAHDGPRRTATAEIADLLTDLVVAGARTLAFTRSRRAAESVASATRDHLRDVDPDLARAVSAYRGGYLPEERRALERAIRTGELRALATTNALELGIDISGLDAVLVAGWPGTRVSLWQQAGRAGRAGADGLVALVAREDPLDTFLVHHPESIFEAPVEATVFDPANPYVLAPHLCAAAAELPLRAEELDAFGPSTSELLAELVERGALRRRPSGWYWTHAEPATRLTDLRGTGGDPVRVVESATGRLLGTVDAASADATVHDGAVYVHQGATFVVDELHLDDGVALVTRRDVDYGTWARWVTSTEIVSVDEEVPWGPLTWGFGAVDVTTQVLGYQRKRIPDLQVLGSSELDLPARTLRTTAAWWTAPAAVVEAAGVSVEDLPGALHAAEHASIGLLPLLATCDRWDLGGLSTALHADTGEATVFVHDAYPGGAGFAEHGFRTATTWLRATRDAVAACPCPTGCPACVQSPKCGNANNPLDKAAAVRLLDAVLAHAPETPPAA is encoded by the coding sequence ATGACGCACGTCCGGCACCTTCCCGCCCGCGCGGGAGTCCGCGCGCCGTGGCCGACGTGGGCGGACCCGGACGTCGTGCGCGCGTACCGCGCGACCGGCGTCTCGGAGCCGTGGCAGCACCAGGCGACGGCGGCGGACGCCGCCTGGTCGGGCCGGCACACCGTGCTCGCGACGTCCACCGGGTCCGGCAAGTCGCTCGCGTTCTGGCTGCCCGCGCTCACCGCCGCTCGCGGCGCCGTCGCGTCCGGGACGCTCGACCCGGGCCGCATCGAGTCGGTCGCCCGTCGCGCGACCACGCTGTACCTCTGCCCCACGAAGGCGCTCGCCGCCGGGCAACTGGCCGCGCTCGACACGCTGCTCGGAGCCGCAGCCCTCCGGGACGTCCGCGTCGCCACCTGCGACGGGGACACCGCCCTCGACGAGCGGCGGTGGGTGCAGGAGCACGCGGACCTCGTGCTGACCAACCCCGACTTCCTGCACTTCGCCCTCCTCCCGCAGCACCGCCGGTGGGCCCGGCTGCTCGGGTCGCTGCGCTACGTCGTGGTCGACGAGTGCCACGCGTTCCGCGGGGTGTTCGGGGCGCACGTCGGGCTGGTCCTGCGCCGGCTGCGGCGCGTGGCCCGGTCCTACGGCGCGTCGCCCGTGTTCCTGCTCGCGTCCGCGACGACCGCCGACCCGGCCGCGAGCGCCGCCCGCCTGGTCGGCGTGGACCCCGACGACGTCGTGGCGGTCACCGACGACGCGTCGCCCGCGGGCCGCAAGACGTTCGTGCTGTGGCAGCCGCCGCCGCTGCCGGGCGCCGACGCCCCGTGGACCGACCTGCTGCCCGACGAGGACCCGTGGGCGACGCCCGTCGCACCGCCCGCGGGCGCCGCCCGCCCCGACGGAGGCGGTCCCCCCGCTCCCGACGACGCCTGGGCCGTCGCCGACGACGCGTGGCACGCGCCCGCATCGGGCACGCTCCCGCCCGTCGGTCCGGGGCCCGACGCACCGGGCGCTGCGGGTTCCGGTCCGCTCGGGACGGGTGAGCGCGTCGTCGCCGACGCGCACGACGGGCCGCGGCGGACGGCGACCGCGGAGATCGCGGACCTCCTCACCGACCTCGTCGTGGCCGGCGCCCGCACGCTGGCGTTCACGCGGTCCCGGCGCGCCGCCGAGTCGGTCGCGTCGGCCACGCGCGACCACCTGCGCGACGTCGACCCGGACCTCGCGCGGGCGGTCTCGGCGTACCGCGGGGGCTACCTGCCCGAGGAGCGACGGGCGCTCGAGCGCGCGATCCGCACGGGCGAGCTGCGCGCGCTGGCCACGACGAACGCGCTCGAGCTCGGCATCGACATCTCCGGGCTCGACGCCGTCCTGGTCGCCGGCTGGCCCGGGACGCGCGTGTCGCTGTGGCAGCAGGCGGGCCGCGCCGGGCGCGCGGGGGCGGACGGTCTGGTGGCTCTCGTCGCGCGGGAGGACCCGCTCGACACGTTCCTCGTGCACCACCCGGAGTCGATCTTCGAGGCACCGGTCGAGGCGACCGTCTTCGACCCCGCGAACCCCTACGTGCTGGCGCCGCACCTGTGCGCCGCGGCCGCCGAGCTCCCGCTGCGCGCCGAGGAGCTCGACGCGTTCGGCCCCTCGACGTCCGAGCTGCTCGCGGAGCTGGTCGAGCGTGGGGCGCTGCGGCGTCGACCGTCCGGGTGGTACTGGACCCACGCGGAGCCGGCGACGCGCCTGACGGACCTGCGCGGTACCGGCGGCGACCCGGTGCGCGTCGTCGAGTCGGCGACCGGGCGCCTGCTCGGCACCGTGGACGCCGCATCGGCCGACGCGACCGTGCACGACGGCGCCGTCTACGTGCACCAGGGCGCGACCTTCGTCGTGGACGAGCTGCACCTGGACGACGGCGTCGCGCTCGTGACGCGGCGCGACGTCGACTACGGCACGTGGGCCCGCTGGGTGACGTCGACCGAGATCGTGTCCGTCGACGAGGAGGTGCCGTGGGGCCCGCTCACGTGGGGCTTCGGGGCGGTGGACGTCACGACGCAGGTGCTCGGCTACCAGCGCAAGCGGATCCCCGACCTGCAGGTGCTCGGCTCCAGCGAGCTCGACCTGCCCGCGCGGACGCTGCGGACGACCGCGGCCTGGTGGACGGCACCCGCCGCGGTCGTCGAGGCGGCCGGGGTGTCCGTCGAGGACCTGCCCGGCGCGCTGCACGCCGCCGAGCACGCCTCGATCGGGCTGCTGCCGCTGCTCGCCACGTGCGACCGGTGGGACCTGGGGGGCCTGTCCACGGCCCTGCACGCCGACACGGGCGAGGCCACGGTGTTCGTGCACGACGCGTACCCCGGCGGTGCGGGCTTCGCGGAGCACGGGTTCCGCACCGCCACGACGTGGCTGCGCGCGACGCGCGACGCCGTGGCCGCGTGCCCGTGCCCGACCGGCTGCCCGGCGTGCGTGCAGTCGCCCAAGTGCGGCAACGCCAACAACCCGCTCGACAAGGCCGCCGCCGTCCGGCTGCTCGACGCCGTCCTGGCGCACGCCCCCGAGACCCCTCCCGCAGCCTGA
- a CDS encoding LamB/YcsF family protein translates to MRARIDFNCDLGEGLDAWEPGVPGPESALLDAVTSANVACGFHAGDERVMAAVCRAAAERDVAVGAQVSYRDREGFGRRFLDVPADVLRADVTEQLVTLGRVAREAGTRVAYVKPHGALYNAVVHHEEQARALVDAVAAWVGGAGTSVDDAPFPLVGLPGAVSLALAHERGLRTVAEAFADRGYGPDGTLVPRTQDGALVVDPEAVVARVLTMVRDRQVVAVDGTVVPVDAESVCVHSDTPGATVLAAAVRRALDDADVHVRPFV, encoded by the coding sequence ATGCGCGCACGGATCGACTTCAACTGCGACCTCGGCGAGGGGCTCGACGCCTGGGAGCCCGGCGTGCCGGGGCCGGAGTCGGCCCTCCTCGACGCGGTGACGAGCGCGAACGTCGCGTGCGGGTTCCACGCGGGGGACGAGCGGGTCATGGCGGCGGTGTGCCGGGCCGCTGCCGAGCGCGACGTGGCGGTCGGGGCGCAGGTCTCCTACCGGGACCGGGAGGGATTCGGACGCCGGTTCCTCGACGTGCCCGCCGACGTGCTGCGTGCGGACGTGACCGAGCAGCTGGTGACGCTCGGACGCGTGGCGCGCGAGGCCGGCACCCGGGTCGCGTACGTGAAGCCGCACGGCGCGCTGTACAACGCGGTCGTGCATCACGAGGAGCAGGCGCGGGCGCTCGTGGACGCGGTCGCGGCGTGGGTCGGCGGCGCCGGCACGAGCGTCGACGACGCGCCGTTCCCCCTCGTGGGCCTCCCCGGCGCGGTGTCGCTCGCGCTCGCGCACGAGCGCGGGCTGCGCACGGTCGCTGAGGCGTTCGCCGACCGCGGCTACGGCCCCGACGGCACGCTCGTGCCGCGGACGCAGGACGGGGCGCTCGTCGTCGATCCCGAGGCGGTCGTCGCGCGGGTGCTCACGATGGTGCGGGACCGGCAGGTCGTCGCCGTCGACGGGACCGTGGTGCCCGTCGACGCGGAGTCGGTGTGCGTGCACTCGGACACGCCGGGTGCGACGGTCCTGGCGGCCGCGGTCCGGCGCGCCCTCGACGACGCCGACGTGCACGTCCGACCGTTCGTGTGA
- a CDS encoding 5-oxoprolinase subunit B family protein yields MTTADGGRGVGTPGRAGDVTGAERIVPFGDDALLVELRDLDAVRALDDAVRAAREGGALTEVVDQVPAARTLLLRVAAHTDLATLAADVGSLVRTTTTTTPASTPASTTAVTVPRGRAPRDPDAADRLEVVRLDVVYDGEDLAEVAALTGLTPEEVVRRHTAATYTVAFGGFMPGFAYLVGLDPALRVPRRDSPRPRVPAGAVAVADEFTAVYPTATPGGWRLLGRCDAVLFDVARTPPALLVPGRRVRFVAAGRAR; encoded by the coding sequence ATGACGACGGCGGACGGCGGGCGCGGTGTGGGCACGCCGGGCCGCGCGGGCGACGTCACGGGTGCCGAGCGGATCGTGCCGTTCGGCGACGACGCCCTGCTGGTGGAGCTACGGGACCTGGATGCGGTCCGTGCGCTCGACGACGCCGTGCGCGCCGCGCGCGAGGGCGGCGCGCTGACGGAGGTGGTCGACCAGGTCCCTGCCGCGCGGACGCTGCTGCTGCGCGTCGCCGCGCACACGGACCTCGCCACGCTCGCCGCCGACGTCGGCTCCCTCGTGCGGACGACCACGACCACCACCCCGGCCTCCACCCCGGCCTCCACGACGGCCGTCACCGTGCCGCGCGGTCGAGCGCCGCGCGACCCGGACGCCGCCGACCGGCTCGAGGTCGTGCGGCTGGACGTCGTGTACGACGGCGAGGACCTCGCGGAGGTGGCCGCGCTGACGGGGCTGACGCCCGAGGAGGTCGTGCGCCGCCACACCGCCGCGACGTACACGGTCGCGTTCGGCGGGTTCATGCCGGGCTTCGCCTACCTGGTCGGCCTCGACCCGGCGCTGCGCGTCCCGCGCCGGGACTCGCCGCGCCCCCGCGTGCCGGCGGGCGCGGTGGCGGTCGCGGACGAGTTCACGGCGGTCTACCCCACGGCGACGCCGGGCGGCTGGCGGCTGCTCGGGCGCTGCGACGCGGTGCTGTTCGACGTCGCACGCACTCCGCCGGCGCTGCTCGTGCCGGGCCGCCGGGTGCGGTTCGTCGCCGCGGGGCGTGCACGGTGA
- a CDS encoding biotin-dependent carboxyltransferase family protein, whose protein sequence is MTAELEVLHPGLQTLVQDLGRPGWAHVGVGRCGAADAGALRLANRLVGNAEGAAGLEVLMGGLGVRLRGAATLALAGAPAPAWLDDVPVGAHAPLEARDGAVLRLGAPARGLRTYVAVRGGLDVEPVLGSRSTDRLAGLGPSPLAAGDVLPVGPPPQAWPPVDVAPVGPWPREVVLPVVPGPHADWFVDGVARLWGGSAGRARAVHGYTASPDSDRVAVRLDGPRVVRLARREGAELAPAGLVPGAVQVPPDGRPVVFGVDHPVTGGYPVVAVVRSAALGLLGQVRPGEHVRFVRG, encoded by the coding sequence GTGACCGCGGAGCTCGAGGTCCTGCACCCGGGGCTGCAGACGCTCGTGCAGGACCTGGGCCGCCCGGGGTGGGCGCACGTCGGCGTCGGGCGCTGCGGCGCGGCGGACGCGGGCGCCCTGCGCCTGGCGAACCGCCTGGTCGGCAACGCGGAGGGTGCGGCGGGGCTCGAGGTGCTCATGGGCGGCCTCGGGGTGCGCCTGCGCGGTGCAGCGACGCTCGCGCTCGCGGGCGCGCCGGCCCCGGCGTGGCTGGACGACGTGCCGGTGGGTGCGCACGCGCCGCTCGAGGCGCGCGACGGTGCGGTGCTGCGGCTGGGCGCCCCGGCGCGGGGCCTGCGCACGTACGTCGCGGTGCGGGGCGGGCTGGACGTCGAGCCGGTGCTCGGGTCGCGGTCCACGGACCGGCTCGCGGGCCTCGGCCCGTCGCCGCTGGCGGCGGGCGACGTGCTGCCGGTGGGGCCGCCCCCGCAGGCCTGGCCGCCGGTCGACGTGGCGCCGGTGGGGCCGTGGCCCCGGGAGGTGGTCCTGCCGGTGGTGCCGGGCCCGCACGCGGACTGGTTCGTCGACGGCGTGGCGCGGCTGTGGGGTGGGTCCGCGGGGCGCGCCCGCGCGGTGCACGGGTACACGGCGAGCCCGGACTCGGACCGCGTCGCGGTGCGGCTCGACGGTCCGCGGGTCGTGCGGCTCGCGCGCCGGGAGGGGGCGGAGCTCGCGCCGGCGGGGCTGGTCCCGGGCGCGGTGCAGGTCCCGCCGGACGGTCGCCCGGTCGTGTTCGGGGTGGACCACCCGGTGACGGGCGGGTACCCGGTCGTCGCGGTCGTGCGGTCCGCGGCGCTCGGCCTGCTGGGCCAGGTGCGTCCGGGCGAGCACGTCCGGTTCGTCCGCGGGTGA